In Rhodothermus bifroesti, a single genomic region encodes these proteins:
- the rplO gene encoding 50S ribosomal protein L15 encodes MDLSRLKPAKGAVRERKRLGRGVGSGYGGHSSTRGTKGQKARSGQQIPAYFEGGQMPLIRRVPKRGFRNPFHTEYRIINLADLNRWLASGRLSATAPITPETLVAAGLARKRDRIKILGEGELSSALHITAHAFSASARAKIEAAGGTVTEIA; translated from the coding sequence ATGGATCTAAGTCGTCTAAAACCAGCCAAAGGTGCCGTTCGCGAGCGGAAGCGGTTAGGACGGGGTGTAGGTTCAGGCTACGGTGGGCATAGCTCCACGCGCGGGACTAAGGGGCAAAAAGCCCGCAGTGGTCAGCAGATCCCTGCCTACTTTGAAGGTGGCCAGATGCCCCTCATTCGGCGTGTGCCGAAACGCGGCTTCCGAAATCCGTTTCACACGGAATATCGGATTATTAACCTGGCCGACCTGAATCGCTGGCTTGCCTCAGGCCGCCTGTCGGCAACGGCCCCGATTACCCCTGAGACCCTGGTGGCTGCTGGTCTAGCCCGAAAGCGAGACCGGATCAAGATTCTGGGTGAGGGAGAGCTGTCCAGCGCGCTGCACATTACGGCACATGCCTTTAGCGCTTCAGCACGCGCTAAAATCGAGGCTGCCGGTGGTACGGTTACGGAAATCGCCTGA
- the rpmD gene encoding 50S ribosomal protein L30 codes for MAKQLKITQVRSIIDYPKRQRRTLEALGLRRIGHVVVHQDTPQIRGMIEKVRHLVRVEEVEAA; via the coding sequence ATGGCAAAGCAACTTAAAATCACCCAGGTGCGCAGCATCATTGATTATCCTAAGCGGCAGCGCCGCACGCTTGAAGCGTTGGGCTTGCGCCGCATCGGACACGTGGTGGTGCATCAGGATACCCCCCAGATCCGTGGCATGATCGAAAAAGTGCGTCACCTGGTGCGCGTGGAAGAAGTAGAAGCGGCTTAA
- the rpsE gene encoding 30S ribosomal protein S5, whose product MAQRKHANRRRQRQRVAEEQQQWIERLVSVKRVAKVVQGGRRFSFSAVVVVGDGNGLVGAGVGKANEVADAIAKATEDAKKNVIRVPLRRGTIPHSVIGRQDAARVFLKPASPGTGVIAGSGARAVLECAGIKDVLCKALGSTNPYNLVAATVHALEQLEDPAEVAQRRSVPLQKVFEG is encoded by the coding sequence ATGGCACAGCGAAAGCATGCAAATCGGCGCCGGCAGCGTCAGCGGGTTGCCGAAGAACAGCAGCAATGGATCGAACGCTTGGTGTCGGTCAAGCGTGTGGCTAAGGTAGTGCAGGGCGGCCGGCGTTTTTCCTTTAGCGCTGTGGTCGTGGTGGGGGATGGCAATGGGTTGGTTGGTGCCGGCGTAGGCAAGGCCAATGAGGTGGCCGATGCAATTGCCAAAGCAACAGAAGATGCCAAAAAGAATGTGATTCGCGTACCCCTCCGGCGCGGCACCATTCCGCATTCCGTGATTGGACGCCAGGATGCTGCACGGGTATTCCTGAAGCCTGCATCGCCAGGTACAGGCGTCATCGCAGGCAGCGGAGCGCGTGCTGTGCTGGAATGCGCCGGCATTAAGGATGTGCTCTGCAAGGCCTTAGGCTCAACGAATCCTTACAACCTTGTAGCGGCTACGGTGCATGCGCTCGAGCAGCTTGAAGATCCTGCAGAAGTAGCGCAGCGTCGGAGCGTGCCGCTGCAGAAAGTCTTCGAAGGGTGA
- the rplR gene encoding 50S ribosomal protein L18, with protein sequence MINELEHKKQRRARVKRGLKKKIRGTPERPRLCVFRSNKHIYAQVIDDTRGHTLAAASSLEKDMPQGTRMEISREVGRRLAQRALAAKVTQVVFDRNAYKYHGRVKALAEGAREGGLQF encoded by the coding sequence ATGATCAACGAGTTAGAACACAAAAAGCAACGTCGTGCCCGCGTCAAGCGGGGATTGAAGAAAAAAATTCGGGGTACGCCCGAGCGTCCGCGACTTTGCGTTTTTCGTTCCAACAAACATATTTACGCGCAGGTCATCGACGACACGCGCGGGCATACTTTAGCCGCAGCCTCCAGCTTGGAGAAAGATATGCCGCAAGGCACGCGCATGGAAATCAGTCGGGAGGTAGGACGACGCCTCGCGCAGCGGGCACTGGCAGCGAAGGTCACGCAGGTGGTCTTCGACCGCAATGCCTACAAGTATCACGGGCGGGTGAAAGCGCTGGCCGAAGGTGCCCGAGAAGGCGGACTTCAGTTTTGA
- the rplF gene encoding 50S ribosomal protein L6, whose amino-acid sequence MSRIGKLPVKLPKGVQVEVGRNNVVTVKGPKGTLTLQVDPDITVTVSDQTVHVTRATDQKRHRALHGLYRALIQNMVVGVSQGYRKELEVVGIGFRASMSGNLLELVLGYSHPIYFLPPEGITLSVRTERGSNPIVIVEGIDKQLVGEVAAKIRSLRPPEPYKGKGIRYVGEYIRRKAGKTAGR is encoded by the coding sequence ATGTCTCGGATAGGCAAACTGCCCGTCAAGCTGCCCAAGGGGGTCCAGGTTGAAGTGGGCCGGAACAACGTAGTCACGGTCAAGGGGCCTAAGGGTACCCTAACGCTTCAAGTAGACCCAGACATTACGGTGACAGTCTCTGACCAAACGGTACACGTCACGCGGGCTACCGATCAGAAGCGGCATCGTGCCCTTCATGGTCTGTACCGAGCCTTGATCCAGAACATGGTTGTAGGGGTAAGCCAGGGCTATCGCAAAGAACTCGAGGTTGTGGGTATTGGCTTTCGCGCGTCCATGTCGGGTAACTTGCTTGAGCTGGTCCTGGGCTACTCGCATCCTATTTATTTCTTGCCGCCGGAGGGCATTACGCTTTCGGTGCGAACGGAGCGCGGTAGCAATCCCATTGTGATTGTCGAAGGCATCGACAAGCAACTGGTGGGAGAAGTGGCGGCTAAAATCCGCTCGCTGCGGCCGCCAGAGCCCTACAAAGGCAAAGGCATTCGCTACGTGGGCGAATACATTCGTCGTAAGGCCGGAAAGACGGCAGGACGGTAA
- the rpsH gene encoding 30S ribosomal protein S8, producing MSAITDSIADYLTRLRNAQLARHPYVDVPASKLKRAITQILVDKGYVRSYLDIDDGKQGLLRIYLKYDRHGNPAIRELQRVSKPGRRHYVGADELPRVRNGLGVAIISTSQGVMTDKEARKLRIGGEVLAYVF from the coding sequence ATGAGTGCAATTACGGATTCTATTGCCGATTACCTAACGCGCCTGCGCAACGCCCAATTGGCGCGTCACCCTTACGTCGACGTGCCCGCTTCGAAGCTTAAGCGGGCCATCACGCAGATTTTGGTAGACAAAGGCTACGTGCGCAGCTACCTGGATATCGATGATGGCAAGCAGGGGCTGCTGCGGATTTACCTGAAGTACGATCGCCATGGCAACCCGGCCATTCGGGAGCTGCAGCGTGTCTCTAAGCCCGGACGTCGTCACTATGTGGGCGCCGACGAGCTTCCACGGGTGCGAAACGGGCTGGGTGTGGCCATCATCTCGACCTCTCAAGGCGTGATGACCGACAAGGAGGCGCGTAAGCTCCGCATTGGCGGGGAGGTGCTGGCCTACGTGTTTTAA
- the rpsN gene encoding 30S ribosomal protein S14 translates to MAKKSWMAREKKRRELVEKYAEKRRQLKEAGDWIGLQKLPRNASPVRLRNRCPLTGRARGYLRQFGVSRIVFREMALEGKIPGVRKASW, encoded by the coding sequence ATGGCCAAGAAAAGCTGGATGGCGCGTGAGAAGAAGCGCCGCGAGTTGGTCGAAAAATACGCTGAAAAGCGACGTCAGCTTAAAGAAGCAGGGGACTGGATCGGGTTGCAGAAGTTGCCCCGCAATGCCAGTCCGGTGCGGTTGCGTAACCGCTGCCCGCTGACGGGCCGTGCGCGCGGCTATCTGCGCCAGTTTGGCGTTTCGCGTATCGTGTTTCGTGAAATGGCGCTGGAGGGCAAAATCCCTGGTGTCCGTAAGGCCAGCTGGTAA
- the rplE gene encoding 50S ribosomal protein L5, with amino-acid sequence MTYIPRLKQRYREEVVPALMQQFGYRNVMEVPRLVKICVNKGVGEAAQNKKLLDDAIAEIRLITGQHPVVRRARKSISNFKIRKGMPVGVSVTLRGDRMYEFFDRLVTLALPRTRDFRGVSDRSFDGRGNYTLGIAEQIIFPEIDVDKVDRISGFDITFVTTAKTDEEAYALLKLLGMPFVRREEPQAKAA; translated from the coding sequence ATGACTTACATTCCGCGACTTAAGCAACGCTATCGCGAAGAAGTCGTACCCGCACTGATGCAACAGTTCGGGTACCGCAACGTGATGGAGGTGCCGCGCCTGGTAAAAATCTGCGTCAACAAAGGCGTGGGTGAAGCTGCCCAGAACAAAAAGCTTCTGGATGATGCGATTGCAGAGATTCGCCTGATTACTGGGCAGCATCCGGTGGTACGTCGGGCGCGCAAAAGCATCTCCAACTTTAAAATCCGTAAAGGCATGCCGGTGGGTGTTTCGGTTACGCTCCGTGGCGATCGGATGTATGAGTTTTTTGATCGCCTGGTCACGCTGGCTTTGCCACGCACGCGTGACTTTCGGGGCGTTTCGGACCGCAGCTTTGACGGCCGCGGCAATTATACCCTTGGCATTGCCGAACAAATCATCTTTCCCGAAATCGACGTCGATAAAGTTGACCGCATTAGCGGTTTTGACATCACGTTTGTGACGACGGCGAAGACGGACGAAGAAGCCTATGCGCTGCTTAAGCTGCTGGGCATGCCTTTCGTCCGTCGTGAAGAACCGCAAGCAAAAGCAGCCTGA
- the rplX gene encoding 50S ribosomal protein L24, translating into MPRTKNKQPKLHVKRGDLVRVIAGNDKGKEGRILRVFPKQQRVIVEGVNLRIRHVRPNPKYPQGGRIEQEMPIHVSNVMPLDSNGRPTRVGRKWIVDPQTGRGRWVRYAKTTGEELDR; encoded by the coding sequence ATGCCACGCACGAAAAATAAACAGCCCAAGCTGCACGTAAAACGCGGCGATCTGGTGCGGGTAATTGCCGGAAATGACAAAGGCAAGGAAGGCCGCATTCTGCGCGTTTTCCCAAAGCAGCAGCGGGTGATTGTTGAAGGCGTCAATTTGCGCATCCGGCACGTACGCCCGAATCCCAAGTATCCTCAAGGAGGGCGTATTGAGCAGGAGATGCCCATCCACGTGTCGAACGTGATGCCGCTCGACAGCAATGGGCGTCCCACGCGGGTGGGCCGTAAGTGGATTGTAGACCCCCAAACCGGTCGCGGGCGCTGGGTGCGTTATGCAAAAACGACCGGCGAAGAGCTGGACCGCTGA
- the rplN gene encoding 50S ribosomal protein L14, which yields MIQQESRLVVADNSGAKEVLCIRVLGGSHKRYARVGDKIVVSVKSAIPGGSVKKGDVVKAVVVRTKKELRRPDGTYIRFDDNAAVLINNQDEPIGTRIFGPVARELRDKQFMRIVSLAPEVV from the coding sequence ATGATTCAGCAGGAAAGCAGACTGGTGGTGGCCGACAACAGCGGTGCTAAAGAGGTACTGTGCATTCGCGTGCTGGGCGGTAGCCACAAACGCTACGCCCGCGTAGGAGACAAAATTGTGGTCTCTGTCAAGTCGGCCATTCCGGGCGGTAGTGTCAAAAAAGGCGATGTGGTAAAAGCCGTTGTGGTTCGGACAAAAAAAGAATTACGCCGACCGGACGGTACCTACATTCGCTTTGATGATAATGCGGCGGTTTTAATCAATAACCAGGATGAGCCGATTGGCACCCGTATCTTTGGGCCCGTTGCCCGTGAGCTGCGCGACAAGCAGTTCATGCGGATTGTATCGTTGGCACCAGAGGTCGTCTAG
- the rpsQ gene encoding 30S ribosomal protein S17, which yields MGTQQTPNASKARGHRKERIGVVVSNKMNKTITVAIERQIKHPLYGKFIKRTTKLMAHDEHNEANEGDIVRIMETRPLSKHKRWRLVEIIERAK from the coding sequence ATGGGCACCCAACAGACGCCAAATGCCTCTAAAGCGCGTGGACACCGAAAGGAGCGGATCGGCGTGGTCGTCAGCAACAAAATGAACAAGACGATCACGGTAGCGATTGAGCGCCAAATTAAGCATCCGCTCTACGGTAAGTTCATTAAGCGCACAACAAAACTCATGGCCCACGATGAGCACAACGAGGCCAATGAAGGCGACATCGTCCGCATTATGGAGACGCGGCCGCTTTCGAAACACAAGCGTTGGCGCCTTGTGGAAATCATCGAACGGGCCAAATAA
- the rpmC gene encoding 50S ribosomal protein L29, with amino-acid sequence MKVKEIRAMSLNELAQRIREEEDALRQLRFQHAVAQLENPMLLRNKRRLIARLKTIYNEKRRASAQQTV; translated from the coding sequence ATGAAGGTGAAAGAAATCCGGGCGATGAGCCTTAATGAACTGGCCCAGCGCATTCGAGAAGAAGAAGACGCGCTGCGGCAGCTGCGCTTTCAGCATGCGGTAGCCCAGTTGGAAAACCCTATGCTGCTCCGCAACAAACGTCGGCTCATTGCCCGGCTCAAGACGATCTACAACGAAAAACGCCGGGCTTCTGCGCAGCAAACCGTTTGA
- the rplP gene encoding 50S ribosomal protein L16: protein MLMPRRTKYRKQQKGRIRGVASRGTQIEFGDFGIKALEPARITSRQIEAARVAITRKLKRAGKVYIRIFPDKPITKKPAEVRMGKGKGSVEYWVAVVKPGRVLFEIGGVSEELAREALRLAAHKLPIKTKFVMRTDYVATAAAEH from the coding sequence ATGTTGATGCCCCGACGTACCAAGTACCGCAAGCAGCAAAAAGGCCGCATTCGCGGTGTAGCTTCGCGCGGTACGCAAATTGAGTTTGGTGATTTTGGGATCAAAGCCTTAGAGCCTGCGCGTATAACTAGTCGTCAAATCGAGGCTGCGCGCGTGGCCATCACGCGCAAACTCAAGCGCGCAGGCAAGGTCTACATCCGCATTTTCCCAGACAAACCCATTACAAAAAAGCCGGCCGAAGTCCGCATGGGTAAGGGCAAAGGCTCGGTAGAATACTGGGTAGCCGTTGTGAAACCAGGCCGCGTTTTGTTTGAGATCGGCGGCGTCTCTGAAGAACTGGCCCGTGAGGCGTTGCGCTTGGCTGCGCACAAGCTGCCGATCAAAACCAAGTTTGTCATGCGGACTGACTACGTGGCAACGGCTGCGGCAGAACATTAA
- the rpsC gene encoding 30S ribosomal protein S3: MGQKTHPIGFRLGIIRGWFSNWYAEKDLPEKLIEDEEIRRYVHARLKRAGLSRVVIERTPRRVILTLHTSRPGVVIGRGGQEVEKLREELQKLTNKEIQINISEIKRPELDAALVAQNIAQQLEGRVSFRRAMKQAMTAAMRMGAQGIRIKVSGRLGGAEMSRTEQYLEGRVPLHTLRANIDYAQATAYTIYGTIGVKVWIFLGEIIGKPDLTPTALMQRQQQPLPLEQPERRRKRRTRRAAAAQRGEEG; this comes from the coding sequence ATGGGTCAGAAGACACATCCGATTGGTTTTCGTCTGGGGATCATTCGCGGCTGGTTTTCGAACTGGTACGCCGAGAAAGACCTGCCCGAGAAGCTGATTGAAGACGAAGAAATTCGGCGCTACGTGCATGCGCGCCTGAAGCGGGCGGGGCTGAGCCGGGTAGTGATTGAGCGTACGCCCCGTCGGGTTATCCTGACGCTGCACACCAGCCGCCCGGGCGTGGTGATTGGTCGCGGCGGCCAGGAAGTTGAAAAGCTGCGCGAAGAGCTCCAGAAACTAACCAACAAGGAAATTCAGATTAACATTAGCGAAATCAAGCGTCCAGAGCTTGATGCTGCCTTGGTCGCTCAGAATATTGCACAGCAGCTGGAGGGGCGGGTTTCCTTCCGCCGGGCGATGAAGCAGGCGATGACAGCGGCTATGCGGATGGGCGCACAAGGCATTCGCATCAAGGTTTCGGGCCGTTTGGGTGGGGCGGAAATGAGTCGTACTGAGCAATATCTAGAGGGCCGCGTGCCGCTGCATACGCTTCGGGCCAACATCGACTATGCCCAGGCGACAGCCTACACCATTTACGGGACGATCGGCGTGAAGGTTTGGATTTTCCTGGGCGAGATTATCGGTAAGCCAGACCTAACGCCTACAGCGCTGATGCAGCGCCAGCAACAGCCTTTACCTTTGGAACAGCCTGAACGGCGCCGCAAACGCCGGACGCGTCGTGCCGCGGCAGCCCAGCGCGGCGAAGAAGGCTAA